The window GAGCGCACCTGGCGCGGCTCGGCGGTCGAGATGGGCCTCGGCGCCGCCGTCGGGACCGACGGCAGCCTCGTCGTCGTCGGAATTCGCGCGACGTCCTTCGACGACAACGCGTGGCTGACCGGGAACATCCGGAAGCTCGACGGGGCCGGGACGCCGCTCTGGGGCAAGGCGCTCCGCTTCGCCGCCGCCGGCGTCGCCCTGGCGCCCGACGGCGCGATCTACGCAGCCGGCACGCGCGTGACGACGTCGGGGGTGCCGATCGCGGTCCTTGCGAAGATGAAGCCGGACGGCAGCCCGCTCTGGCAGCGCGATCTCCCCCCAGCCGGCGGAAACGGCGCATCCCGGGGACTCGCGGTCGTCGTTGCCCCGGCTGGGAACGTCGTCTGGGTCGGGGGGAGCGAGCGCACCGACACTGGCTGGGACGTGCGCCTCGCCAAGTACACCGCCGCCGGGCAGCATGCCCGGTCGGTCAGGTACCGTCCCCCGTTCGGGACCGAGAGCGCGGCCCTCGGGATCGACCTCGACGGTTCGGGCAACGTGTATGTGGCCGGGGAATCCGACGAGATCGCCCCGGGGTTCGACTATGTCTCGCACAGCCGTTCCCTTGTCGCGAAATTCAGCCGCACCGGCGCCCTTGTCTGGGCGCGGTATCTCCCGGTCGGGCCAGACGGCTACGACGGGGCCAGCGACGTCGCCGTGGGCCCGGGCGACGCGCTGTACGTTGCCGCGGGGCGCGGCGCCGCCGATTACGACGGCGTGCTCTGGAAGCTCGCGGCGCAGACCGGAGCGGTCGGGTGGAGGCGGATCATCGACTCGGGTGCGAACGACAACCTCGTCAGCGTCGCCGTTCGTCCAGGCGCTGGCGACGTCTGTGGCGTCGGCGGGACTGACGATTACGCCTCGGCATTCGTCGTCTGCTACTCGTCGGAAGGCGTCCGGCTGTGGCAGCAGGCCGCGCCGTCTCACGCCCCGGGAATTGCGATCGGGGAGTCTCTCGCGCTCACCGCGGATGGGTCGACCTATGTCACTGGGGCGACGACGACGAGCGCGGCGGCTGCCGGGATCGATCTCTGGGTCGCGCAGTACCGCTGAGAAGCGCCGCCGACGATGAAGTACTACCCGCTGTTCATGGACCTGGCCGGCCGCGAGTGCCTCGTCGTCGGCGCGGGGACGGTCGCGGCGCGCAAAGTGCGCTCGCTCCTCGCCTGCGGGGCGGCCGTGACGGTCGTCGGTGAGCGGCCGGCCGCCGCGTTCCGCGCGCTTGAGCGCCGCGGGGTACGGCTGCGGCCGCGGCGGTTCCGCGCCAGTGACGTCGGCGGGCAGGCGCTTGTCATCGCGGCGACGGACGACCGGTCCGTGAACGCCTCGGTGGCGGCCGCGGCCCGGCGCCGCGGGATCCCCGTCAACGCGGTCGACGACCCGCCGAACTGCACGTTCATCGTGCCCGCCGTCGTGCGGCGCGGCGCCCTGACGGTGGCCGTGTCCACGGGCGGGAAGAGCCCTGCCGTCGCGCGCTTCGTCAAGGAGCGGATCGAGGCGCTGCTCGGGGCGGAGCACGCCGCGCTCGTGCGCCTGCTCGGCGCGCACCGCGAGCGGATGAAGGCGACCGTGCCGGGGCAGAGCGCCCGCGCGAAGGCCTGGAAGAGGATGCTGAATGAAGGCGTGCTGGACTCCCTCCGGAAGCGGGAGCGGGTCGCGGCAACGGAAACCGTGCGCCGGTGTCTGAAGGAAGCGGGGAGGAAGTAGCACATGCACAAGGGCAAGGTCTACATCGTCGGCGCGGGGCCCGGCGACCCGGGGCTGCTGACGCTGCGTGCCGTCGAGCTGCTGCGCGCGGCCGACGTCATCTTCTACGACTATCTCTGCGGCGACGGCTTCATGGCGCACCGCAACCCGGAGGCCGAGTGCGTCTACATCGGCAAGCGCGGCCACCGCCACCACACCCCCCAGGCGCAGATCAACCGGCTGCTCGTCGAGGCGCACCGCGCCGGCAAGTGCGTCGTGCGCCTCAAGGGGGGCGACCCCTTCGTCTTCGGCCGCGGCGGCGAAGAGGCGGAGTTCCTGGCCGAGCACGGCATCCCCTTCGAAGTGGTGCCGGGGGTCACCTCCGCCGTCGCCGCCCCCGCGTACGCCGGCATCCCCGTGACGCACCGCACGTGCGCCGCCTCGGTCGCCTTCGTCACCGGCCACCGCCAGGCCGAGGGCGGGGAGGAAGAGATCCAGGTGCCCGACGCCGACACCCTGGTCTACCTCATGGGCGTCTCGCACATCCGGGCCATCGTCGAGAAGCTGCTGGCCAGCGGCCGGGACGCCCAGACGCCGGCGGCCGTCGTGATGTGGGGGACCCGCCCGACGCAGCGCACGGTGACCGGGACTCTCGCCACGATCGTCGACACCGTGGAGCGCGCCCGCATCCACCCCCCGGCCGTGCTGGTCGTCGGCGAAGTTGTGCGCCTGCGCTGGAAGCTCAACTGGTACGAGCGGGCGCGCGACGGGGAGCCGCCTCCGGGCGACGCGGGCGGGGGGGAGCCCTGAGCGCGGGCACCGAGGGCGGCCGCCCGGGCCTGATGGTCGCCGCCCCCTCGCGGGGCTCGGGCAAGAGCACCGTCACCATCGGCCTCGCGGCGGCGCTGCGCGCCCGCGGCCGCGTGGTGCAGCCCTTCAAGAAGGGGCCGGACTTCATCGACCCGATGTGGCTCTCGGCCGCGGCCGGGCGCGCCTGCCGCAACCTGGACTTCTTCATGATGGGACGCGAGCGCATCGCGGCGACCTTCCCCGCCCGCGCGGCCGGCGCCGACCTGGCCCTCGTCGAGGCGAACCATGGCCTCCACGATGGCCCGGACCCTGCCGGCGCGGACAGCGGCGCGGCGCTGGCGACGCTCCTCGGGCTGCCCGTCGTCCTCGTGGTGAACGCGCAGCGGCTCGGCCGCGGCGTGGCGGCGCTGGTCCAGGGGCAGGTGGCCTTCGACCCGGCCGTCCGCGTCGGTGGGGTGGTGCTCAACCGCGTGCGCGGCGCGCGCCACGAGGGCAAGCTGCGCGACGCGGTGGAGCGCTACTGCCGGGTCGAGGTCCTCGGCGTGCTGCCGGACCTTCCGGAGCTGTCGATTGCCGAGCGTCACCTCGGCCTGACGCCGCTGGCCGAGGCCCCGGAGCTCAACCCGCTGGTGGAGAGCATCGGGCGCGCCGTCGCGCAGCACGTCGATCTCGATCGCATCGAGTCCATGGCGCGGACGGCTGCGGCACCCACGGACGCACGTACCCCCGCAGAGACCCCGTCGCACGACAACCATGTGAAGCGGGTCCGCATCGGCGTCGCGGTGGACCGCGCCTTCTGCTTCTACTACCCCGAGAACCTCGAGGCACTGCTCGCGGCCGGCGCCGAGCTGGTCCCCTTCTCGCCCCTGGACGACCCGCGCCTGCCTCCCGTCGGCGGTCTGTATCTCGGCGGCGGGTTTCCGGAAGTGTTCATGGAGCGGCTCGAGGCCAACGCCGGCATGCGCGAGGACGTCCGCCGCGCCGTGGAGGCGGGGGTCCCCGCGTGGGCGGAGTGCGGCGGGCTGATGTACCTCTCGCGCGGCATCGCCTGGGGCGCGCGCCGCGCCGCCATGGCCGGGGCCCTGCCCTGCGCGGTCTCCATGGACGAGCGGCCCGCAGGCCACGGGTACGTCCTGTTGGAGGAGACCGGCCGCTCGAGCTGGCGGCAGGCCGGCCGGCGGCTGCGCGGGCACGAGTTCCACCACTCGCACCTCGTCGGCCTGGATCCGGGAGCCGTCTTCGCGTACCGGACCCTGCGGGGCGCCGGCGCGGCGCGCGGCTTCGACGGGATCGTGAGGGGCGCCTGCGTCGCCGGCTACACGCACCTGCACGCCGACGGCGCACCCTTCTGGGCGCCGGAGTTCGTGGCGCTGGTGCGGGAGAAGGGCCTCTCGACCTGAGGGCGGACCGTTACCGCGACGCTGCGGGAGGCAGCGAGCGCACCAGCTTCTCGAGGCGCTCGTGGAACCCCGGGTCGCGCAGCGCCGGCACGCCGCGCACGATCTCCAGGATCTTCAGGTCCGGACCGATCACGACGCTCGTCGGCAACTGGCGGACATAGTAGGCGGAACGCACCCGGCGCTCCGGATCGACGAGGATCTTCTGGCCGGTGCTGCAGCGCTTGAGCAGCCCGGCGTAATTGTCGGCCGCGAGCCCCGGGGGGATCTCCTCGCAGACGGTGGGCGCGACGAGGCCGAGCGGCCCGAGCTTCGCCAGCAGCTCCTCGAAGACGTTCACGGTCGTGAAGCAGGTGTCCGTGTAGCAGGACCAGAAGGTCAGGAGGATGGCCCGGCCGGCGAAGTCGCCGAGCCGCACCTGCGCCCCCGTCGTGTCGGGGAGCGTGAAGTCGGGCGCGGTGGCGCCGATTTCGACGGGACTGACGGTCTCGAGCTGGGCGGCGGCGGGGGCTGCCGCGAGGAGCACCGCCGCGGCCAGCGCGGCCGCCCGGCGGCGGGCCGCGAACAGGGACGACCGGCCGCGCACGGACAGGTCCCCTATTTCTTGAAGAGCTTCTCGAGCGCCGCCCGGGCCTCGTTGGCCGGCTGCGTCGCGGGCGCGGCCGGGGCCATCAGGGGCGCCGCCGCCGCCTGGCCCAGCTCCTTGACGACGATCGTCCGGGCCGTGAAGAACGTGCAGCGGTTGGCCGCCCCCTTGCTGCGCACGCGCTCCTTGATCGGCTGGGAGCACTCGAACCGCGCCGCCGTGTCGAAATGGCGGCAGTTGCGGCAGGTGTGCAGGTCGGCGCCGCACTTGGGGCAGCGGCTCTCGAGCTGGATGTCGAAAGCGGTGGAGAGGTCCTGGCCGCACTCCGCGCAGCGCACGGTCTCCTTGTAGGCGGTGATGACGGGGATCCGCCGGCCCTCGGGGGTGAGGCCCTGCGCCGGCGGCCGGGAGGGTCGCTGATCGTGCTCCTGGTAGCCGCGCTGCTTGTACCTGCGGTCGTCGGACATGGGATTCACTCGCACTATACTGCTTCGGCGCCGTCCCTGCAACCCCGTCAGCGCCGGGCAACGGGCGTGACTGGCAACGCACCCTGGCCGGCGCTTCCATGGGGGGGCTCCGCCCCCCTCTGGCGCGGCTGACGCCGCTGTCACCCCCCCCCAAGAAGGCACGGGTGAATGTTCGGTAGCGGCCGCTCAGACGGGGTCAGATGCTAGGAGGACGATGATCCGGCGACTGAGGCGACCTCGTGGTCGCCGCAGGGAGACGGGAGGAGACCGACGCCGCAGATGGCCCCGTATCAGCGGCCGCTCATGCGCGGCCGTCCCCCATGTGGCGGATGTCCTTGCCCTTGACCATGAAGATCACCATCTCCGCGATGTTCGTCGCGTGGTCCGCGATGCGCTCCAGGTTCTTGCCGACGAAGATCAGTCGCGTCGCCCGGGTGATCGTCTTGGGCTCCTCCATCATGAAGGTCAGCAGCTCGCGGAAAATCTGCGAGTTGAGCTGGTCGATGTAGTCGTCCCGGCGGGTGACCGCCGCCGCGAGCTCGGCGTCGCCGCGCAGGAAGGCCTCGAGGGCGTCGACGATCATCCCCTCTGCGGCCTCGGCCATCTTCGGCAGGTCGATGTAGGGCTTGAGCTGCGGCTCCTCGTTGAGCTCGAGCGTGCGCTCGGCGATGTTCACGCACAGATCGCCGATGCGCTCCAGGTCAGTCGAGACCTTGAGCGCAAGCGTGATGAACCGCAGGTCGCTCGCCGCCGGCTGGCGCAGCGCGATGATGTTCAGCGACAGCTCGTCGATCATCACCTCCTGGCGGTTGATCTCGTGGTCGTACTCGATCATCCGCCGCGCGGCGTCCGAGTCGCGCTCGATGAGCGCGCGCATCGTCTCCTTGATCATCCCCACGAGGTTCCCGCCCATCGCGAGGATGCGCTCGCGCAGCTGCTCGAGCTCCTGGTCGTAGCGGCGGCTGATGTGCACCGCGTCCGCGGCGTGGCCCGGCTGCTGTCCCGACGGCGTCTCCATGGTGTCTCTCCTTCGTCCTCCCGGCCCGCCGCTCACCCGAAGCGGCCCGTGATGTAGTCCTCGGTCTGCCGCTCGGCCGGCGCCGTGAACAGCGCCGGCGTGCGATTGTACTCGACGAGGCGGCCGAGGTAGAAGAAGCCGCACTCGTCCGAGATCCGCGCCGCCTGCTGCATGTTGTGCGTCACGATGACGATGGTGTACCGCTGCTTGAGCTCCAGCATCAGCTCCTCGACGCGCATCGTCGAGATCGGGTCGAGCGCCGAGCAGGGCTCGTCCATGAGCAGCACCTCCGGCTCGACCGCGACGAGCCGCGCGATGCACAGCCGCTGCTGCTGCTCGGTCGGCAGCGCCAGGGCGTTCTCGCGCAGGCGGTCCTTGAGCGCCTCCCAGAGGTTCACGGCGCGCAGGCTCTTCTCGACCGCCGCCTCGAGCACCTCGCGCCGGCTCTCGCCGTGCACGCGGGGTCCGTAGGTGACGTTGTCGTGGATCGAGAGCGGGAAGGGGTTGGGACGCTGGAAGACCATGCCGACGCGCTTGCGCAGCAGCACCAGGCTCTGCTCGGGGCGGTAGATGTCCTCGCCGTCGAGGAGCACGCGGCCGGAGACGCGCGCGTTCTCGACGAGGTCGATCATGCGGTCGAACGTCTTGAGCAGCGTCGTCTTGCCGCACCCGGAGGGGCCGATGAAGGCCGTGATCCGGTTGGGCGCGATCGTCAGGGAGACGTCGTGCAGGGCCTGGAAGGCCCCGTACCAGAGGTTGAGCCCCTGGACGTCGAGCTTGCCGCCGCCGTCCATGGCCTACCCGAACCTCCCGGAGATATAGTCGTCGGTGCGCTTGTCGCGCGGCACCGTGAAGATCTGCCGCGCCTCGCCGTACTCGACCAGTTCGCCCATGAGGAAGAAGCCGACCTCGTCGGAGACGCGCGCCGCCTGCTTCGTGTTGTTCGTGACGAGCACGATGCTGTAGCGCGCCTTGAGCTCGGCGAGCGCCTCCTCGACCTTGAGCGTCGAGATCGGGTCGAGGCCCGAGCACGGCTCGTCGAGCAGGATCACCTCCGGGTCGAGCGCGATCGTGCGCGCGATGCACAGCCGCTGCTGCTGCCCCCCGGAGAGGCGCAGCGCCGAGGTGCCGAGCCGGTCCTTGACCTCGTCCCAGAGGATCGCCGCCTTGAGCGCCGATTCCACGATCGCGTCGAGGCGCCCCCGGTCGCGCTCGCCCTTGAGCCGCTGGCCGTAGGCGACGTTCTCGTAGATGCTGCGCGGCAGCGGCACCGGCGTGTCGAAGACCATGCCGACGCGCCGGCGGATGTCGACCGCGTCGAGCCCGCCCGCGTGGATGTCCGCGCCGTCGAGGAGGATGCGGCCTTCCCGCCGCGCCCCGGCGATGAGGTCGGCCATCCGGTTCAGGCACCGCAGGAGCGTGCTCTTGCCGCTGGAGGCGGGACCGACGAGCCCGAGGATGCGGTTGGCCGGCACGTCCAGGGTCACGTCGCGCAGCGCGGCCTGGCCCCCCGGGTAGAAGAAGGAGAGGCGCTCGACGCGCATCTTCGCGCAGGTGGCGGCGCCCGGGCCGCCGGGCGGGGCCGCGGGCAGGGGGCAGGCGGGGAGCGTCACGAGAACCTCCGCACGATGCGGTGCATCAGCCAGTAGGCCGAGACGTTGATCGCCAGGATCGCGATCATGAGCACCGCGGCGGTGCCGTAGGCCATCTCCGCGGAAATCCCCTCGCGCGCGAGGATGTAGAAGTGCACGGCGAGCGTGCGCCCCGAGTCGAGCATCGTCGCCGGCGTCATCAGGCTCGAGCCGGCGGTGAAGATCACCGCGGCGGTCTCGCCGATGCAGCGGCCGAAGCTGAGCATCACCCCGGTCACGATGCCGGGCAGCGCCCCGGGAAGCACGACCCGGGTCACGGTCTGCCAGCGCGTCCCGCCGAGCGAGAAGCTGACCTCGCGCTGGGCCCGCGGCACCGCGAGGATCGCCTCCTCGCTCGTGCGGATGATCGTCGGCAGCACCATGATCGCCAGCGTCAGCCCGCCGGAGAGCACCGACCAGCCCAGCTTCAGGTAGAGCACGAAGGAAACGAAGCCGAAGAGCCCGAGGATGATCGAAGGCACGCCGGCGAGGCACTCGGCGGCGAAGCGGATGATCCGCGTCAGCCGGTTCTCGCGCGTGTACTCCGTGAGGTAGATCGCGGTGCCCACCCCCAGGGGCGTGGCGACGACCAGGGCGACCGCGGAGAGGAAGACCGTGCTGACGATGAAGGGGAAGATGCCCCCGGAGCGACCCATGTCGATCGCGTGCCCCGTGAAGAAGCGCGCCGAGAAGACCGGGAGCCCCTTGAGCAGCAGGTAGCCGATGATGAAGATCAGCACCGAGAGCGTCAGCGCGGTCAGCAGCACGAGCAGGGCCTTGATCAGCCGCTGCGCGAGGTCGGGGTGGATGAGCCGCTTCACCGCCGCGCCCGCCTGCGGGAGGTCGCCGTGGCGATGAGGTTGAGGATCATGATCATCACGAAGAGAATGACCCCGGTCGCGAAGAGCGCCTGCTGGTGCTTGCCCGCGGCGTACCCGAGCTCGAGCGCGATGTTCGAGGTCAGCGTGCGGATCGGGTCCAGCGGCGAGCGCGGCAGGTCCAGCGCGTTGCCGGTGACCATGATCACGGCCATGGTCTCGCCGATCGCGCGCCCCATGCCGAGGACCACGGCCGTGACGATCCCCGAGCGCGCCGCCGGCAGCACCACCTTGTTGACCGTCTGGGCCGTCGTGGCGCCGAGCGCCAGCGATCCCTCGCGGTAGGAGCGCGGCACGGCCTCGAGCGCGTCCATCGAGATGCTGATGACCGTCGGCAGGATCATGACGCCGAGGATCAGCGCGCCGGCCAGCAGCGAGAGCCCCGGCCCGCCGAGCTGCGTGCGGATCAGCGGCACCAGGAAGACGACGCCGAGGAAGCCGTAGACGACCGACGGGATGCCGGCGAGCAGCTCGATCGCCGGCTTGAGCACCCGTCGCACCCGCGGCTTCGAGAACTCGACGAGGAAGATGGCGCAGGAGAGTCCCAGCGGCACGCCGAGCGCCAGCGCCCCTCCGGTGACCAGCAGCGAGCCCACGATCATCGGCAGCAGGCCGAACCGGCCCTTGGTCGGCGCCCAGTCGAGCGAGCCGAGCATCTTGCCCGGCCCGACCTCGAGGATGAACGGCAGCCCCTCCTTGAAGATGAAGAACGTGATGACGAAGAGGATCGCGATCGAGGACACCGCGATCAGCGTCAGCGTCAGTTCGATGGCCTTGCGGCCGCCGCGGTTGGCGCTCACGGCTGCCCCACCGGGACCAGGCCCTCGAGGCCGAGCAGTCGCTGCGCCTCCGGTCCGAGAACGTAGTCGATGAATGCCCGAGCGTTGCCGGCGGGCTCCTCGCGCGTGAGGAAGAGGAACGGCCGGACGACGGCGTAGCGCTTCGCGAGGATCTCGGCGCGCGACGGCAGGACGCCGTCCACGGCCAGGGCCTTCACGCGCCGGTCGACCAGGCCGAGCGAGATGTAGCCGAGGGCGTCGGGGTCGCTGGCGACGATCTCGCGCACCGCGCCGTTGGAGTCCTGCACGAGCGCCCGCGGCGCGATCTGGCGCTTGCCCATGACCATCTCCTCGAACGCCCCGCGCGTGCCCGAGCCCTCCTCGCGGGTGACGAAATGAATTGGGCGGTCGGGCCCGCCGACGGCGCTCCAGCGGCCGACCTCGCCGGTGAAGATCGCGGCTACCTGTTCGCGGGTCAGGCCGGCGACCGGGTTGGCGGCGTTGACGATGATGGCGATGCCGTCGAGCGCGATGGTGACCTGGTGCAGCATCTCCTCGGACTCCTTGAGGTGGCGCGAGGACATGCCGATGGCGGCGGCGCCGGTCTCGGCCGCCCGGATGCCGGCGGTGGACCCGCCGCCCTGGACGTTGATTGCGCAGCCCGGGTGCGTCGCCATGAAGGTCTCCGCGAGCTTCTCGGCAAAGGGCTGCACCGAGGTCGACCCGGCCACGGTCAGGGTTGACGTGGCGCCGTCGGCCGCCGGGCGACATGCTCCGGCGAGCACCAAAAAACCAGCCAAAACAAGCAGGACGGGCCACAGTGGCCCGCGCGTTGCCCGTCGGAGGCGACCGCTCGCTGTCACGACCATGACGCGGGGCGGGATGCTACCATCACCTTCGCGACGTTGTCAAAAGACGCCGCACGCGTCTTGACAGCGCCGGGGGGCGCTCCGAGAATCGTTCCCGACTGGCGCGCACGACCGGCGTGGGATCGGGCCGCGCGCCCTCGGGGCACCGCGTGCCGCACCGGCGGCGAGGAGGGTTGGGAGATGAGTCATCGGACGGGAGTGTTCCTCTGCTGCATCCTCGCCGCGCTGCTCGCGGCCGGCGCCGCGGGCGCGCAGGCGGCCCCGGTGGTCCGGGTGACCCTCGGCCAGGGGAGTGTCTACGGCGAGGGGTGGCCGGCGTTCACGGAGATTGAGGCGACGCTCAGGGACGCGGGCGGCGCCGTCAAGGGCGCGTGCCTGGTGCAGACGGACACCGGCGGCAACTTCCTGTGCTCCTGGGGCCAGTCGTCGTTCGGGATCGCGTCGCTGCTCCCGCCCGCAGTCAACCTGCCCGGTGATTCGCTGAGCGTCGAACAGGGCGGGGCGACCTATGCCAGCGGCCCCTTCCCCGTCGTCCGCATCACCGACCTGGACCCGGCAACCGACCGGGTGGCCGGCACGATCACGCCGCGCCGGGCGACTGCTCGCATCCGCTTCATGCGCTCCCCGCGCCTGACCTCGACCGGCTACGTCATTCCGGCCATTCTCACGGCGTCGGTGACCACCGGCGCCGACGGGGCCTTCGCCGTCGACCTGACCTCGCTGGGGAACGCGATTCGCAACGACCGGCTCTTCGTCTCGCAGGTCCAGGGGCGCTTCGAGATCGGGGTGAACGCCAGCTTCCCGGGGCTGAACGTCCAGAAGGACGGGAGCGCCGGCTTTCTCAGCGGCGTCCCGGACAGCGTCCACACCGTGCGGCTCTTCAGCGCGGCCGGCGCGCTCAAGAGCGTGGCGACGGTCACCGTGGGCGGCGGCGGCGCCGGGCCGGCCGCCCTCGCGCGGGGTGAGGGCGCGACGACGGAGCTGATGGCCATCGGCGTCACCGGCTACTTCTCGTTCAAGGACGCCGCGGGCCGGCCCGTGCGCATCGTCGAGGGGGACCTCATCGCGGTCGGAGCCCCGCTCGCCTTCGGCTTCCGGGTCCCGAAGCTCTCGCCCGGCATGAGCGCGGAGCGCTTCACCGTGCGCACGCTGCCCAACCGCCCGCTCTATTTCTCCGGCCAGATCTTCGCCGGTCCGGGCGTCACGCCGATCTATCTCAGCGCCTACGGGCAGAGCAACTCGACGGGCTACTACCAGTACAACCCGGTCCAGACGATCACGTCATTCAGCTCCTGCTCCTTCTCGATCGTGGTCGACGGCAACTACGTCTCGACCTCGCGGATGCTGGCGCCCTAGGCCGTCGGCCCCCGGGGGCGCAGCCGGCGCCCCCGGCCGAACGGTCGGCTTGACACCACGCGGCGGCGTCGGCGATCATCTGCGACGAGTCCCTCATGGAAATGCCTGCAACCACCGGGGTCTACGTGGCGGCGCTGGCCGTCTGCCTCGCGCTGTCGGCCTTCTTCAACGCCGCCGAGACGTCGCTGCTCTCCCTCGGCAAGGTGCGTCTGCGCCGTCTCAAGGAACGGCATCCGCGCACCGGCGCGCTCATCGAACGGCTCACCGGGAACCCGGACCGGCTCCTGAGCACGCTGCTGATCGGCAACAACCTCGCGAACACGGCCGCCTCGGCGGCGGGCACCGCGCTGGCGATCGAGTTCACGCCCGGGCATCCGGTGCTGGCCGCGACCGTGGCCGTCACCGTCATCCTGCTGCTGGTCGCCGAGGTCACGCCGAAGGTGCTTGCTGCCGCCTACGCCGAACCGGTGGCGCTCGCGGTGGCGCGCCCGCTGGACCTGCTCGCCCGGCTCGCCACCCCGCTCATCAAGGTCCTCGCGGCCGCGCCGCAGCTGCTGCTCTGGGTCTTCGGGGCGCCCCGCGGCGGGGGCGGGGCGACGACCTCCGAGGACATCAAGACCATGGCGGTGCTCGGGCGCGAGGCGGGGATCATCGGGCAGGACGAGCAGGAGATCATCCACGGCGCGGTCGAGTACGGCACCCTCACGGCGCAGCAGGTGATGGTCTCGCGCGTCGACATCCAGAGCCTGGACCTGACCCTGCCGCTCGAGGAGGCGGTGGACCTCGTCCTCGGGAGCGGTCACTCGCGCATCCCGGTGTACCGCGGCACCAAGGACCACATCGACGGGGTGCTGCAGGCGCGTGACTTCCTCGTCGCCTGGCGCCGGGGCGAGGCCGGCAGCGTCGAGCCCTTCGTGCGGCCGCCGCTGCTCATCCCCGAGTCGATGCGCATCAGCGCGCTGCTGCGGGAGTTCAAGGCCCGCGGCGAGCGGATGGCGATCGTCGTCGACGAGTACGGCGGCACCGCGGGGATCGTGACGCTCGAGGACGTCCTCGGCGAGATCGTCGGCGAGGTGGTCGAGGAGGACCGCGACGTGACCCTGCTGGCGACGCGGCGTGACGGCACGGTCACCGTCAGCGGCCAGATCGCGCTCGACGACCTCAACGCGAAGACCGGGCTGGCGCTGCCGGACGAGGAGTACCAGACCCTGAGCGGGTTGCTCGTCAGCCAGCTCGGCCGCGTGCCCTACGCGGGCGAGGAGATCGAGCTGCCGGGCGTGGTCTTCCACGTCCTCGACGCCGATCACCGCCGCATCTACAGGCTCGCGATGAAATTGGAGCGCAAGGAGGGAAGGTAGCCGGAGGTCCCGACCTCCGGGCTCATGTCCGATTCCCCCATCGGTGGGGCCGGGGCTACAACGGATAGGCGCGCTCGGCGATCCTCGCGAGGCACTCCTCGAGCGGGCGGGTCGTGTCCACGCGGACGGCGTCGGGGCCGAACGGCTGAAAGACGAGGCGCATGGCGCGGCGGACTTCCCAGCCCGCGTCCGACGGCCCGGCGTACCCGGGGCGCGAGCGCGAGCTCAGCCGCCGGCGAGCGACGGCATCCGGGCAGCGGCACTCCACCGGCACGAGGATGCCGCCGACCGCGCGCGCCAGCCTGGCGGCGCGCCGGCGCTCCACCGCGCGGGCGAAGCTGGCGTCGAGCACGACGCTGCGGCCGGCGCGCAGCTGGCGTTCGGCTCGCAGGAGCAGTTCGCGATAGGTCAGCGCCGTCAGGGCGGGCCGGTAGATGCCCGCGCCGATCGGCGCAGCGAGCCGGGCCCCCGGCTCGGCGCCTGACAACTCCTTGCGCAGCACGTCGGACGCAAGGACGTCCGCGCCGATGCGCCCCGCGAGGCTCCCGGCGACCGTGCTCTTGCCGCTGCCCGGAAGGCCGCCGACCAGGATCAGGCGCGGTCGCGCGTCGCGGCGCGCCAGCTCGCGGGCCAGGCGAAAGTACCCTGCGGCCCGGCGCGCGGCCGCCCGCTTGCGCGCGGCCGTGATGCCCGGGTCGGCGAGCCGAAGGCTCTCGACCTTCTCGCGGACCACCGCGCGATAGCACGCGTAGAACGGCACGAGCAGGCGCACCTCCCAGTCGCCGG of the bacterium genome contains:
- a CDS encoding cobyrinate a,c-diamide synthase, producing the protein MVAAPSRGSGKSTVTIGLAAALRARGRVVQPFKKGPDFIDPMWLSAAAGRACRNLDFFMMGRERIAATFPARAAGADLALVEANHGLHDGPDPAGADSGAALATLLGLPVVLVVNAQRLGRGVAALVQGQVAFDPAVRVGGVVLNRVRGARHEGKLRDAVERYCRVEVLGVLPDLPELSIAERHLGLTPLAEAPELNPLVESIGRAVAQHVDLDRIESMARTAAAPTDARTPAETPSHDNHVKRVRIGVAVDRAFCFYYPENLEALLAAGAELVPFSPLDDPRLPPVGGLYLGGGFPEVFMERLEANAGMREDVRRAVEAGVPAWAECGGLMYLSRGIAWGARRAAMAGALPCAVSMDERPAGHGYVLLEETGRSSWRQAGRRLRGHEFHHSHLVGLDPGAVFAYRTLRGAGAARGFDGIVRGACVAGYTHLHADGAPFWAPEFVALVREKGLST
- a CDS encoding bifunctional precorrin-2 dehydrogenase/sirohydrochlorin ferrochelatase, which gives rise to MKYYPLFMDLAGRECLVVGAGTVAARKVRSLLACGAAVTVVGERPAAAFRALERRGVRLRPRRFRASDVGGQALVIAATDDRSVNASVAAAARRRGIPVNAVDDPPNCTFIVPAVVRRGALTVAVSTGGKSPAVARFVKERIEALLGAEHAALVRLLGAHRERMKATVPGQSARAKAWKRMLNEGVLDSLRKRERVAATETVRRCLKEAGRK
- the pstB gene encoding phosphate ABC transporter ATP-binding protein PstB, with amino-acid sequence MDGGGKLDVQGLNLWYGAFQALHDVSLTIAPNRITAFIGPSGCGKTTLLKTFDRMIDLVENARVSGRVLLDGEDIYRPEQSLVLLRKRVGMVFQRPNPFPLSIHDNVTYGPRVHGESRREVLEAAVEKSLRAVNLWEALKDRLRENALALPTEQQQRLCIARLVAVEPEVLLMDEPCSALDPISTMRVEELMLELKQRYTIVIVTHNMQQAARISDECGFFYLGRLVEYNRTPALFTAPAERQTEDYITGRFG
- a CDS encoding phosphate ABC transporter ATP-binding protein, coding for MRVERLSFFYPGGQAALRDVTLDVPANRILGLVGPASSGKSTLLRCLNRMADLIAGARREGRILLDGADIHAGGLDAVDIRRRVGMVFDTPVPLPRSIYENVAYGQRLKGERDRGRLDAIVESALKAAILWDEVKDRLGTSALRLSGGQQQRLCIARTIALDPEVILLDEPCSGLDPISTLKVEEALAELKARYSIVLVTNNTKQAARVSDEVGFFLMGELVEYGEARQIFTVPRDKRTDDYISGRFG
- the phoU gene encoding phosphate signaling complex protein PhoU, which translates into the protein METPSGQQPGHAADAVHISRRYDQELEQLRERILAMGGNLVGMIKETMRALIERDSDAARRMIEYDHEINRQEVMIDELSLNIIALRQPAASDLRFITLALKVSTDLERIGDLCVNIAERTLELNEEPQLKPYIDLPKMAEAAEGMIVDALEAFLRGDAELAAAVTRRDDYIDQLNSQIFRELLTFMMEEPKTITRATRLIFVGKNLERIADHATNIAEMVIFMVKGKDIRHMGDGRA
- the cobA gene encoding uroporphyrinogen-III C-methyltransferase, which produces MHKGKVYIVGAGPGDPGLLTLRAVELLRAADVIFYDYLCGDGFMAHRNPEAECVYIGKRGHRHHTPQAQINRLLVEAHRAGKCVVRLKGGDPFVFGRGGEEAEFLAEHGIPFEVVPGVTSAVAAPAYAGIPVTHRTCAASVAFVTGHRQAEGGEEEIQVPDADTLVYLMGVSHIRAIVEKLLASGRDAQTPAAVVMWGTRPTQRTVTGTLATIVDTVERARIHPPAVLVVGEVVRLRWKLNWYERARDGEPPPGDAGGGEP
- a CDS encoding redoxin domain-containing protein — its product is MRGRSSLFAARRRAAALAAAVLLAAAPAAAQLETVSPVEIGATAPDFTLPDTTGAQVRLGDFAGRAILLTFWSCYTDTCFTTVNVFEELLAKLGPLGLVAPTVCEEIPPGLAADNYAGLLKRCSTGQKILVDPERRVRSAYYVRQLPTSVVIGPDLKILEIVRGVPALRDPGFHERLEKLVRSLPPAASR